The Desulfobulbaceae bacterium nucleotide sequence ACCTGAAGTTCAATGGTCTCGCCACGTTGTTTTTCGTGAATGACGATCCCGAAAAACGTTCTTTCCCCCTGACGAAATTCCAGCGTCCCGTCATTGGCGATGTCCTGGCCATTGATGCCGGTCAGCAAATCATCAATAAACAGCAGGCCTTCTGCGGGTGATCCTGGATATATTTTATTGATCAGCACGCCAGTCTGCTCATGATCCATCTGATAAAAATGCCGCATTGCGTCATTCTCTGCTTTCTGCAATGACAGGCCAAGGCTTGGAATGCCATCATAGCGGCCGTCCCGAAGATCAGTAAGGAAATGCGTAATGATAGGAGTCGGTACCATGTAACCAATGTTGTCGAAATTTTGAGCCGTTAATCCCTGAAAGGCGATGCCCACAAGTTTTCCGTCCCGAATAACCGGGCCGCCGGAATTACCTGTGTTGATTGAGGCATCAATTTGACAGGCGAGCAGGTAGGCATTGCTGTGGGCATAACTGACATGCTCGACCCGGGAGACAATGCCTTCAGTGACCGATAACCTGTCACCGCCATCAGGAAAACCGTAGACGGCAATTTTATCTTGCAGCAGCGGGAGTTCCCCGAGGGTGAGCGGGTAAGAATTTTTAAAAAACAGCGGATCATCGACTCGAAGGAGCGCCAAGTCGGAGGCATGGGAGACAGCCTCCACCCTGGCCTGATATTTTTTGGCCTGACCGGACCGTCGCACTTCGACAAAAATATGGTCCCGGATCACATGGGCGTTGGTGAGGATGCGATTGCCTTCAATGATGCAACCCGAGCCGTGGAAATTCTTTTTTCCCTGCATCTGCCAGGGCGTTTGGTAATTGGGGGAATTAAAGACGGTGTAGATTTTCACCGTTGCCGCTTGAATGTCACTTAACGAGGCGGAACCATCGCGGGCCAGGAGAAAGAGAACACCCAACAGCACCACGATGGAACAGGAGATGATTCTGGTGGGAGAGGGATACCTCGATCTTGGCAACATGCTTTAGAGGGAGTTCATCACGTCGCAGACGTCATTGACGCGGATGTTCTTTGTCTTGGGCGATCCTGAATATTTGACGCTGCTCGCATCAAAGCATTCGATGACTAATTTATTTTCAGCGGAGACTAAAACAGTCGCAGTCTCATGGACTTTGGCACTGACATTTTTGGCTTCGAGTTGCTGGGCGTTGGTTGAGGTCGCCCCCCTTGCCTCCAGAACAAGGGACTGCAACTTTCCCTGAAGCAAAATGTCAAAGGAGCCGTTTGCCGTCACCTTGAGTGCATTCTGCTCCATTCGGCTGACAAGGGTACCCGCTCCGTCAATGTCGAGGAAATGAAATGACGGTGCGCCAATGCTCAGTTTCAAGGGGATTTTTGAGCAGATTGACTCTTTGACGAAGACTTTTAAGACGTTTTTTTCAAGGGTGGTGACCACATGGGCGAGCAGATTTTCGTCCCCTGATATTTTGACGTTCCAGCTTTCTTCCTGTTTGATTTCGACATCAAAGGCGCCATCAATTTTAACCCCCTGATACGAATCAAGAGTGCGGGTAACTTCTGCCGCAATGCGGTTGCCTTCAAGACATTGGGTTGATGCTTCCGGGGGATAAGGGGACAGAAAAAGAAGGCCGAAAAACAGGCCTAAAATAAAAAACAGGCGCAACGAACCACCTTGATTTTGAAGTGAGGCGTTTTTTTTCATCATTCGATTGAAATGAATTTTTTACCCAGCTGGTCGACAGCAACCTTGCCTTTTTCAGAGTCGCCATACATGCGGGTGTAAACCATTTTGGTTTCGCCGGTCACCGTATCGGTCAGAAAAGCCCCAAAGCCTCCGGAAGACGCGCCAAGCTGGCCTCCCCACGCGGCAAGCTGATAGCGATTGCTGGTCAAGGGGGTTTGGGAGGTTTCAACCGCGCCGCTGAGCAAGACCATGATGAGCATGGTCAGCAGGCCGAATAGAAAAATGAGCCAGGGGTTTTGTTGGCTGCTTTTGGAAAAATTGAGCATTTTCATGGCGGACCTCACTGGTTGCCTTTGGAGTAGTCGTCTTCCTGGGCGCCAAGTCCCTCAACAATGACCAACTCCTCTTGTCCAACAACTCCCTGGCCGAGGATCCCGGCAATTTCATTGGTGTTAAGTTGCATTTTGACATAGGCGTCGCCCTGTTCATCCCAGCCATAGTCGATAATGTCGGCCAGGTACATGGTTGCCATCACTTTTGTTTTGATGATGTCGGAGGTGAGCATGAAGTTTTCAACCGTTGTCTTGCTTTCCAGGGTGAAACCGACGATTCGCTTGGCCAGTTGTTTGTAGGCGTCGACCTCTGCGGCCCGTAATGCTTTCAGCGGGCCAGCCTGGGACTTTGTCGAGGTGGCAAACCCAATGCGGCGAAACACCCTGCCGCCGAGATTCATCTCCTGCCCGTCTATATTGGTCAAGGAATCGAGTGAGACGGAGGCGGTTGCCTTGGCAATGTCCTTTTCCGCGTCATAGGTGACTTCTTCGATTTTGATTCCGGTGATCTGCGCCTCGGTTTTGGTCTCGGTCTTCCCCTCGAAACTTGCGGCAATCATATCCTCCACGCTTTCCGAGGCCCGAATTTTTAAACCATACACCGCCTCGACAAGGCCGCGTTCCGCCGCAACCTGAGCGGCCCGGGTGCTCATGATTTTTTTATTGCCGGCCAGGAGCGCTTCCGGAACGGCAAGGAGACTGAAAAGAAGGATCAGACTGCAAAACCGGCTCGAATTTTTTTTCATGACAATGTCCTTTTAGAGAGAACTGAAAACAAGGTGATGATTTGTTTACCATTCATCATTGGATAATATGCGCCCAATGCCTTTGGGTGATTGGTCTTGCCGCGCGGCTGCCGGTTGACTGGCCGGCTGGCGCGGGGCTGAGGCCTGGGTCGCTGCCGTTGTCTCTGGCTGTTTTGCCGGTTGGGCTGTAGCGGTTGCTTTAGGGGCGGCCGGAGGTGGAGCGGGTTGGGTTGGCTGCGGCTGTACACTGGCATTGGCGTAAATCTGGTTCAAAGCGTTCCGGCGGGCCAGCGTCGTATGGTTGACCGGAATGGCGGTGTATATTTTCACGAAGGTCTCCTGGTCAATCATGCTCCCGGCAAAGGCTGGATTGAGTTGTCGGATGGCAGTGATGGTGTTTTGGTCCAACACCCCATTCACGGTGACATCTTTTCCATGCAGGTAGAGCCATTCCTGGACATTGACGGTGCGGTCCAGTTCGCTCATGTTCGCCCAGCTGCGGGAAAGCTTCTCCATGACAACCGGATCCGGGATTGCATCATCTCCCAGCAGCTTCCAGTAAGGAAGAACGAGGTATTTTCCAAGCATTTGGATCATGCTGGCCTGGACCAGTAAACGTACGGCCTCATGGCGGCCTTGTACTTTTTTAATGGAGCCTTTCATCCCAAAGGTTGGGCCAAACAAGGTAATGCCAATTTCTTTTTCGCGGACGGCCTTGTGTACTTCCATGCTGTTGACGGTGTTCATTCTGGCAATGCCGGCCAGGGTTTTAAAATCTTTCATGTTGAAATCAAGGGTGATTCTTGCCTTGCCTTCCTTGCCGGAATCGCCGTACTCGAAGCCAACCTTGCTGGACGGCACGGCGCTGGGCAGGCCTGAGACATTAAATTCGGCGGAGGCATCGGTTCCTTCGCCCCGTGTTTCAAGGCCTCGGTCAAATTCGGTGATGCCACCGGTGATGACGATGTCGGGAATGAGCTTGTCGTCAAATTGCGAGTAGCCGGTGACCATCTGGTTCTGGATATAGGCCGGGTTATATTCAATAAAGACGACGTTGCCACCCATTGAATTCAAGGTGCTTTTCATAATTTCAGTGATGTTCCGCTGGATTTCTCCACCGGTTGAACTCGAGGTTCCGGTGTTGTCGATGATGTCTTCGCTCTGAACCCTGACGATGCCGGTCCCGAAAATTTCAGTCATCAGGCCTAGATCGGCAAGCGCTTGGCTGTAGTTGGTGACCTGCTGGACGGGGGCGGTTTCAGGCAATTCTACATTGACATCATGCGGGTTGCAGCCGACAAATACCGAAAGAATGAAAAGAAAGAGCGAAACGCTGCTAAATCTGGAGCGGAGGGTGTGATTCCACG carries:
- a CDS encoding DUF2807 domain-containing protein — translated: MMKKNASLQNQGGSLRLFFILGLFFGLLFLSPYPPEASTQCLEGNRIAAEVTRTLDSYQGVKIDGAFDVEIKQEESWNVKISGDENLLAHVVTTLEKNVLKVFVKESICSKIPLKLSIGAPSFHFLDIDGAGTLVSRMEQNALKVTANGSFDILLQGKLQSLVLEARGATSTNAQQLEAKNVSAKVHETATVLVSAENKLVIECFDASSVKYSGSPKTKNIRVNDVCDVMNSL
- a CDS encoding trypsin-like peptidase domain-containing protein; its protein translation is MKIYTVFNSPNYQTPWQMQGKKNFHGSGCIIEGNRILTNAHVIRDHIFVEVRRSGQAKKYQARVEAVSHASDLALLRVDDPLFFKNSYPLTLGELPLLQDKIAVYGFPDGGDRLSVTEGIVSRVEHVSYAHSNAYLLACQIDASINTGNSGGPVIRDGKLVGIAFQGLTAQNFDNIGYMVPTPIITHFLTDLRDGRYDGIPSLGLSLQKAENDAMRHFYQMDHEQTGVLINKIYPGSPAEGLLFIDDLLTGINGQDIANDGTLEFRQGERTFFGIVIHEKQRGETIELQVLRGGKNLNIKLQLSGTIEIDRLVPHMLYDKKPRYFIFGGFVFQPLTLNYLKEFSTPADWYLYAPTELLHLYQNGEPSPDFREATILSEVLADQSNTGYHEFSDNVIIKANGRPIRQFTDLLEALQS
- a CDS encoding DUF4384 domain-containing protein yields the protein MNRNTFPWNHTLRSRFSSVSLFLFILSVFVGCNPHDVNVELPETAPVQQVTNYSQALADLGLMTEIFGTGIVRVQSEDIIDNTGTSSSTGGEIQRNITEIMKSTLNSMGGNVVFIEYNPAYIQNQMVTGYSQFDDKLIPDIVITGGITEFDRGLETRGEGTDASAEFNVSGLPSAVPSSKVGFEYGDSGKEGKARITLDFNMKDFKTLAGIARMNTVNSMEVHKAVREKEIGITLFGPTFGMKGSIKKVQGRHEAVRLLVQASMIQMLGKYLVLPYWKLLGDDAIPDPVVMEKLSRSWANMSELDRTVNVQEWLYLHGKDVTVNGVLDQNTITAIRQLNPAFAGSMIDQETFVKIYTAIPVNHTTLARRNALNQIYANASVQPQPTQPAPPPAAPKATATAQPAKQPETTAATQASAPRQPASQPAAARQDQSPKGIGRILSNDEW